In Oscillatoria acuminata PCC 6304, a single window of DNA contains:
- a CDS encoding EAL domain-containing protein codes for MHNLEGSICGILGLCQDISKRESSKELMNPSRASLLQQLTLGVAQAEDFDTALSLALRRVCEIAGWDYGETWSFNSEGGYLECSPVWYAGKINALGQPLPEIEKFRQQSETLTFLPGIGLPGRVWVQQKPEWAKDVSELPQAIFHRAKQARKLGIKAALGVPILANDEILTVLVFFMVQSHAEDRRVVELVSEILGGLGSVLLQKRSEEALRKAEQKYRNIFERSIEGMFQSNPSGEYLLVNSTLAHIYGYESPAEVMNSIRDIQHQLYVDPSRRLELNHLLQEKDAVLDFQSQCYRKDGSIIWISENARTIRDAHGKIIAYEGTVKDITDRKQAEERFAALVQNSSDTIAILSADGKILYGSPSLDRILGYQPDSLLGNCLLDYVHPEDVAMVRQVILPRPKTTPGKRSLHPSKFNNPHPSKIMADFSPVTLNTRPDFSLKPIEYRFRHADGTWVYLESVTNNRLDDPSIQGIVVNSRDITQRKEAEEQLHQRLAIEAALSQISRLFVSTREPNFHKILARVGIAAGVERAYIFEFDDRLTQFSNTYEWCATAAISQIQNRQNLRVADFPWLMDQLTVLEILDICDIEWLPKAAHAEKAFFLSQHIQSLLIVPLFSQEERLVGFLGFDDRQIQPHWSASHAQLLRVIAQMLSSYYQRKQTEEALRQAERKYRSIFENAVEGIFQTTPNGQYLTANPMLASIYGYNSPEELIEVLTDIEHQLYVHPQRRSEFRRLLQEQETVWGFESQVYRRDRRIIWISECARTIRDSNGEIIGYEGTVVDITQRKQAEAELHQRDNLLLGVAQAMNHLLTNTNTAQAALDALATLGEAAGVDRVYICELSNPTTAYNFGSREESHPSLSSCSDCTAREHCQMWIRFEWTRTPQVGFKNGACSVVQLSSSLLNTLLVGESVSLLAQNLNPAEQQLFAQEGTRSSLMVPILVNNEFWGYIGFDDIEVDRPWSKSEVSILSAIAASIGGALQRHHQEEMIRHQAYHDRLTGLPNRQLLDERLPMAIKIAKENKEQLAVMFLDLDRFKIINDTLGHAVGDELLQTAALRLGSCLRDSDIIVRWGGDEFILLLEGITSTEDAAQIAQRLLECLRPAFEIEGNQLYITGSIGMALYPQDGDDPETLIKNADTALYRVKEQGRNHYQIYSPAMSSEASELLVLDNSLHEALKREEFFLEFQPQVNLKTGAVVGMEALVRWQHPHLGLVPPHTFIPIAEENCEIIKLGWWVLQQAIGQNKAWQDAGLPPIRMMVNLSTRQFHHPDLAENVSQMLGEVELDPHWLGLEISETTAMHDPDLTDSILRQFRTMGISTAIDDFGIGYASLNYLKKFCFQTLKIDKSFVWDVALNAKEAAIVSAIITLGQKLNMSVVAEGVETTVQRDCLLNLNCYEMQGYLFSPPLSGFNATRLLESGQALL; via the coding sequence ATGCACAACCTAGAAGGCAGCATTTGCGGGATTCTTGGCTTATGCCAAGACATCAGCAAACGGGAATCCAGCAAAGAACTCATGAACCCAAGCCGTGCCTCTCTTTTACAACAACTGACCCTCGGCGTTGCACAAGCTGAGGATTTTGACACTGCATTAAGCTTGGCCCTGCGACGAGTCTGCGAAATCGCCGGATGGGATTATGGAGAAACTTGGTCCTTCAATTCCGAAGGCGGATATCTGGAATGTAGCCCCGTATGGTATGCCGGAAAAATCAACGCCCTCGGGCAACCCTTGCCAGAGATTGAAAAATTTCGCCAACAAAGCGAAACCTTAACGTTTTTACCGGGAATCGGTCTACCGGGACGGGTGTGGGTTCAACAAAAGCCAGAATGGGCTAAAGATGTCTCGGAACTGCCCCAGGCCATTTTTCATCGGGCGAAACAGGCCCGCAAACTGGGCATCAAAGCGGCCCTGGGGGTCCCGATTCTCGCCAATGACGAAATTCTCACTGTCCTGGTCTTCTTCATGGTGCAGTCCCACGCCGAAGATCGGCGGGTCGTTGAATTGGTCTCGGAAATTCTCGGTGGACTGGGATCCGTACTGTTGCAGAAACGCTCAGAAGAAGCCTTACGAAAAGCCGAACAAAAATATCGGAATATTTTTGAGCGTTCTATCGAAGGAATGTTTCAAAGTAATCCGTCCGGGGAATACCTCCTCGTCAACTCCACCCTGGCCCATATTTATGGGTACGAATCACCGGCAGAAGTGATGAACTCGATTCGGGATATCCAACATCAGCTTTATGTGGACCCCTCGCGCCGGCTGGAACTCAATCACCTGTTACAAGAAAAAGATGCGGTGTTGGACTTCCAATCTCAGTGCTATCGCAAAGATGGCAGCATCATCTGGATTTCTGAAAATGCGCGGACGATCCGGGATGCTCATGGCAAAATCATTGCTTATGAAGGCACGGTAAAAGATATTACCGATCGCAAACAGGCCGAAGAACGCTTTGCAGCTTTGGTGCAGAACTCCTCAGACACCATCGCCATTTTATCCGCTGACGGCAAAATTTTATATGGGTCTCCCTCCCTCGATCGCATCTTAGGATATCAACCCGATAGCTTACTGGGTAACTGCCTCCTGGATTACGTCCATCCCGAAGATGTGGCAATGGTTCGCCAGGTGATCCTGCCTCGACCTAAAACCACCCCAGGAAAGCGATCGCTGCACCCCTCCAAATTTAACAACCCGCACCCCTCCAAAATCATGGCAGATTTTTCCCCCGTCACCCTAAACACTCGCCCGGACTTCTCCTTAAAACCCATCGAGTATCGGTTTCGCCATGCCGATGGAACTTGGGTTTATTTAGAATCCGTCACCAATAACCGCCTCGATGATCCCAGCATCCAAGGAATAGTCGTCAATTCGCGGGATATCACCCAACGCAAAGAAGCGGAAGAACAACTCCATCAGCGACTGGCGATCGAAGCGGCACTCTCTCAAATTTCCCGGTTGTTCGTCTCCACCCGAGAACCCAACTTCCATAAAATCCTCGCCCGAGTTGGCATTGCTGCTGGAGTAGAACGGGCCTATATTTTCGAGTTCGACGATCGCCTCACTCAATTTAGCAACACTTATGAATGGTGCGCCACTGCGGCCATTTCGCAAATCCAGAACCGCCAAAACCTCCGAGTTGCTGATTTCCCCTGGCTGATGGACCAACTCACGGTACTGGAAATCTTAGATATCTGCGATATCGAGTGGCTACCCAAAGCCGCCCATGCCGAAAAAGCCTTCTTCCTCTCTCAACATATCCAATCCCTGCTCATCGTCCCACTTTTTTCCCAGGAAGAACGATTAGTCGGATTTCTAGGATTTGACGATCGCCAAATCCAACCCCATTGGTCCGCCAGCCATGCTCAACTCCTGCGGGTGATTGCCCAAATGCTCTCCAGTTATTATCAACGCAAGCAAACTGAAGAAGCCCTGCGACAGGCAGAACGTAAATATCGCAGTATTTTTGAAAATGCCGTGGAGGGGATTTTTCAAACCACTCCCAATGGTCAATACCTCACCGCCAATCCCATGTTGGCCTCTATCTATGGATATAATTCCCCGGAAGAATTAATCGAAGTTTTGACCGATATCGAGCATCAACTCTACGTTCACCCCCAGCGCCGGTCCGAGTTTCGCCGGTTGTTACAAGAACAAGAGACTGTCTGGGGGTTTGAGTCCCAGGTTTATCGACGCGATCGCCGCATCATCTGGATTTCTGAATGTGCGCGGACCATTCGCGATAGCAACGGTGAAATTATCGGCTATGAAGGCACCGTGGTTGATATCACCCAGCGCAAACAAGCCGAGGCGGAACTGCACCAACGGGACAACTTATTGCTGGGGGTCGCCCAAGCAATGAATCACCTGCTGACCAATACCAATACTGCTCAAGCCGCATTAGATGCTCTTGCCACCCTCGGAGAGGCGGCAGGGGTCGATCGCGTCTATATCTGTGAATTATCCAATCCCACCACAGCTTACAACTTCGGCAGTCGAGAGGAATCTCACCCGTCCCTGTCCTCTTGTTCTGACTGTACCGCTCGGGAACATTGTCAAATGTGGATTCGGTTTGAGTGGACCCGAACTCCCCAAGTCGGTTTTAAAAATGGGGCCTGTTCCGTCGTCCAGTTGAGCTCCAGCCTCCTCAATACCTTGTTAGTCGGCGAAAGCGTGAGTTTGCTCGCCCAGAACTTGAATCCAGCCGAACAACAACTGTTTGCTCAAGAAGGAACGCGATCGAGTTTGATGGTGCCGATCCTGGTGAATAATGAATTTTGGGGATACATCGGTTTTGATGACATAGAGGTTGATCGACCCTGGTCTAAAAGCGAAGTCTCGATTTTAAGTGCGATCGCCGCGAGTATAGGCGGTGCACTCCAGCGTCATCACCAAGAAGAAATGATTCGCCATCAAGCCTATCATGACCGTCTCACGGGTTTACCCAATCGGCAACTGTTGGATGAACGCTTGCCGATGGCGATCAAAATTGCCAAAGAGAATAAAGAGCAACTAGCGGTGATGTTTCTGGACCTCGATCGCTTCAAAATCATTAATGATACCCTCGGTCATGCCGTCGGCGATGAACTCCTTCAAACCGCTGCCTTACGCCTGGGAAGTTGTCTGCGCGATAGTGATATTATTGTGCGCTGGGGTGGAGATGAATTTATCCTGTTGTTAGAAGGAATTACCAGTACCGAAGATGCCGCCCAGATTGCCCAAAGACTGCTGGAATGTCTCCGTCCAGCTTTTGAAATTGAAGGCAACCAACTCTATATTACCGGCAGTATTGGTATGGCCCTTTATCCCCAAGATGGAGATGACCCGGAAACCTTAATTAAAAATGCGGATACAGCCCTTTATCGGGTTAAAGAACAGGGACGAAATCATTACCAGATTTACTCCCCCGCCATGAGTTCGGAAGCCTCTGAGTTACTGGTTCTGGACAATTCACTCCATGAGGCTTTAAAACGAGAAGAGTTTTTTTTGGAATTCCAACCCCAGGTGAATCTTAAAACTGGCGCAGTGGTGGGGATGGAAGCGCTAGTGAGGTGGCAACACCCTCATTTGGGATTAGTGCCTCCCCATACGTTTATCCCGATCGCTGAAGAAAACTGCGAGATTATCAAATTGGGCTGGTGGGTGTTGCAGCAGGCGATCGGCCAAAACAAAGCATGGCAGGATGCCGGATTACCTCCGATTCGGATGATGGTGAATCTCTCGACTCGTCAATTCCACCATCCCGATTTAGCCGAAAATGTCTCCCAAATGTTAGGGGAGGTGGAACTAGACCCCCATTGGTTGGGGTTAGAAATCAGCGAAACCACGGCTATGCATGACCCGGATTTAACCGATAGCATTTTGCGTCAGTTTCGCACAATGGGAATTTCCACGGCGATCGATGATTTTGGGATTGGCTATGCTTCTCTGAATTATCTGAAAAAATTTTGCTTCCAAACTCTGAAAATTGACAAGTCTTTTGTCTGGGATGTCGCCCTCAATGCCAAAGAAGCGGCGATCGTCTCGGCAATTATTACCCTTGGACAAAAGCTGAATATGAGTGTGGTGGCGGAAGGGGTGGAAACTACGGTCCAACGGGATTGTTTGCTTAATCTCAACTGCTATGAAATGCAGGGGTATTTGTTTAGTCCTCCCCTGAGTGGGTTCAATGCCACCCGACTGCTAGAATCAGGTCAAGCACTGTTATAA
- a CDS encoding heavy metal translocating P-type ATPase, producing MLSSETQRPHSPSPVATTALDVGGMKCAGCVQAVERQLTQQPGVLSARVNLVTEVAAVEYEPDKIDPAQLAQKLTASGFPTELRSTTPDSPGESAQTSRHRQSIRAAIWNLAVATLLILLSGLGHLGQLGFLNQIGFHWALATAAIAIPGRPILVEGVRALWRNHPNMNTLVGLGALSAYLASCIAFLFPQLKWECFFDEPVMLLGFILLGRTLEQLARQRAASSLQALISLKPATARLITTPIGETSNSDSPPFTLEISADRVKVGESLQVLPGEKIPVDGEIISGSTTIDESMLTGESLPVLKQTGDPVVGGTLNQSGVIAIRATRIGGETTLAQIVALVEEAQTRKAPIQNLADTVAGYFTYGVMAIASFTFAFWYLIGTHLFPQVLQPAMQLTPLLPMGGHLHSLMEPTSPLLLSLKLAIAVLVIACPCSLGLATPTALLVGTSMGAERGLLIRGGDILEGVAQIDTVIFDKTGTLTNGEPQVTDCLCIDSVEPAEMLQLAATVESGTNHPLAQAILIESKTQNLPLLRGDCFQTEPGCGVSAMVENASVILGTEDWFKQQGIEISPDWSSRTRELAKAGKTVVFVGKGGELIGCIAVRDRLREEAQSTLDACRNLGLRVMMVTGDRPEVAQAIGQSLGLHPTDILAGVSPAGKAEAIAHLQSQGQCIAMIGDGINDAPALAQADIGISLNAATDVAVETAGIVLMRDSLLDVVSSIQLSRATFRKIRQNLFWAFAYNILGIPVAAGLLLPLWGILLNPSTAGAFMAFSSVSVVTNSLLLRRTHSG from the coding sequence ATGCTTTCATCGGAAACTCAAAGACCCCATTCCCCCTCACCCGTTGCCACCACTGCCTTGGATGTGGGCGGCATGAAATGTGCCGGTTGTGTCCAAGCGGTAGAACGCCAACTCACACAACAACCCGGGGTGCTTTCCGCCCGGGTCAATTTGGTCACGGAAGTGGCCGCAGTGGAGTATGAACCGGACAAAATCGACCCGGCACAATTGGCCCAAAAGTTAACTGCATCGGGATTCCCCACGGAACTACGTTCTACCACCCCCGATTCCCCAGGGGAGAGCGCCCAAACCAGTCGCCACCGCCAATCTATTCGCGCCGCCATCTGGAATCTGGCAGTCGCCACCCTCCTAATCCTCCTCTCCGGGCTCGGACACCTCGGCCAACTCGGATTCCTCAACCAGATCGGATTCCATTGGGCCTTAGCAACGGCGGCGATCGCCATTCCAGGCCGTCCCATCCTCGTCGAAGGGGTCCGCGCCTTATGGCGCAACCACCCCAACATGAATACCTTAGTTGGATTAGGCGCACTCAGTGCCTATCTCGCCAGTTGCATCGCCTTCCTGTTTCCCCAACTCAAATGGGAATGCTTTTTCGATGAACCCGTGATGTTACTCGGGTTTATCCTCCTCGGGCGCACCTTAGAACAACTAGCAAGGCAACGCGCCGCCTCATCCCTCCAGGCCCTCATTTCCCTCAAACCCGCCACCGCCCGGTTAATCACGACCCCAATCGGTGAGACAAGCAATTCCGACTCTCCCCCCTTCACCCTGGAAATTAGCGCCGATCGCGTCAAAGTCGGGGAATCACTCCAAGTCCTCCCCGGAGAAAAAATCCCCGTGGATGGGGAAATCATCTCCGGTAGTACCACCATCGATGAGTCGATGTTGACCGGCGAATCCCTCCCGGTCCTCAAACAGACCGGCGATCCCGTTGTTGGCGGGACCCTAAATCAGTCTGGCGTCATCGCCATCCGCGCCACCCGCATCGGTGGAGAAACCACCCTCGCTCAAATTGTCGCCCTTGTAGAAGAGGCCCAAACCCGCAAGGCACCGATTCAAAACCTTGCAGATACTGTCGCTGGATACTTTACCTATGGGGTGATGGCGATCGCCAGCTTTACCTTTGCATTCTGGTACTTAATCGGCACTCACCTCTTCCCCCAAGTCTTACAACCGGCGATGCAATTGACCCCCCTCTTACCAATGGGAGGTCACCTCCATTCCCTGATGGAACCCACTTCCCCCTTATTACTCAGTTTGAAACTGGCGATCGCTGTCTTAGTCATCGCTTGTCCCTGTTCCCTGGGACTCGCCACCCCCACCGCCCTCCTCGTCGGGACCAGCATGGGTGCAGAACGGGGATTACTAATTCGCGGGGGAGACATTCTCGAAGGGGTGGCCCAAATTGATACCGTGATTTTTGATAAAACGGGCACCTTGACCAACGGGGAACCGCAAGTCACCGATTGTCTATGCATTGACTCCGTTGAACCCGCCGAAATGCTCCAACTCGCCGCCACGGTGGAAAGTGGGACCAATCACCCCCTCGCCCAGGCCATTTTAATCGAGTCCAAAACCCAGAATCTCCCCCTCCTCCGTGGGGACTGCTTTCAGACGGAACCGGGATGCGGGGTATCGGCAATGGTGGAGAATGCTTCCGTCATCTTGGGAACTGAGGACTGGTTTAAGCAACAGGGGATAGAGATTTCCCCGGATTGGAGTTCCCGGACCCGAGAACTGGCCAAAGCGGGTAAAACCGTGGTGTTCGTGGGGAAAGGGGGAGAATTAATCGGCTGCATCGCTGTGCGCGATCGCTTGCGAGAGGAGGCTCAATCCACCCTGGATGCTTGTCGGAACCTGGGATTACGGGTGATGATGGTGACTGGCGATCGCCCAGAAGTGGCCCAGGCGATCGGGCAATCCCTCGGACTCCACCCCACCGATATCCTCGCCGGAGTTTCCCCTGCTGGTAAAGCGGAGGCGATCGCTCACCTGCAATCTCAGGGTCAGTGCATCGCCATGATCGGCGATGGCATCAATGATGCTCCTGCCTTAGCTCAAGCAGATATTGGCATCAGTTTAAATGCCGCCACCGATGTGGCCGTAGAAACCGCCGGCATCGTCCTCATGCGCGATTCTCTCCTAGATGTCGTCAGTTCTATCCAACTGAGTCGCGCCACCTTTCGCAAAATTCGGCAAAACTTATTTTGGGCCTTCGCTTACAATATCCTAGGCATTCCCGTCGCTGCCGGTTTGCTGCTACCCCTGTGGGGAATCTTATTAAATCCCTCAACTGCCGGTGCATTCATGGCCTTTAGTTCCGTGAGCGTCGTCACCAATTCCCTGCTGTTACGTCGCACTCACTCAGGATGA